A window from Nitrospira sp. ND1 encodes these proteins:
- a CDS encoding universal stress protein has product MTNLINGAPTRIRHIFHPTDFSAASMAAFGHALKLTHRLQSDLTIMHVDPARADPDFEDFPRVRETLSRWGILKERATKDDLLALGIGVRKIRGMADQPVTSILQLLSWKPADLMVLATYPKDALSQWLSEESGETLARKSRTMTLFVPGESPGFVSLHNGVVALQRFLIPMDHRPDAQAAVDAACAIASSLGIDTAIFELLYVGEPADVPRPRLQRRDGWIWKQSVSTGIVVEEILEAAERQQPDLIVMATEWRTGFLDALRGSTTERILRRTICALLAVPVYEPLA; this is encoded by the coding sequence ATGACGAACCTGATAAACGGTGCCCCGACGCGAATCCGTCACATTTTTCATCCGACAGATTTTTCGGCCGCCAGTATGGCGGCTTTCGGGCATGCATTGAAGCTCACTCACCGCCTTCAGAGCGATCTGACGATCATGCATGTCGATCCGGCGCGGGCCGATCCCGATTTCGAGGATTTTCCGAGAGTACGGGAGACGCTCAGCCGATGGGGAATTCTCAAAGAGAGGGCCACTAAAGACGACCTTCTGGCGCTCGGTATCGGCGTGCGCAAAATTCGCGGGATGGCGGACCAACCAGTGACGTCGATTCTGCAATTGCTCAGCTGGAAACCGGCCGACTTGATGGTCTTGGCAACCTATCCCAAAGACGCCCTAAGTCAATGGTTGTCCGAGGAGTCCGGAGAGACGCTGGCCCGCAAGTCCCGCACGATGACTCTGTTCGTGCCAGGCGAGAGTCCAGGATTCGTCTCATTGCATAACGGAGTGGTGGCGCTGCAGCGGTTTCTCATCCCGATGGACCACCGCCCGGACGCGCAGGCTGCGGTGGACGCCGCCTGCGCGATTGCGTCGAGCCTGGGGATCGATACGGCGATCTTCGAGCTGTTGTATGTAGGGGAACCGGCAGACGTGCCGCGCCCGCGGCTCCAACGTCGTGACGGCTGGATTTGGAAGCAAAGCGTCAGCACGGGCATCGTGGTAGAGGAAATTCTTGAGGCGGCCGAGCGCCAGCAGCCGGATCTGATCGTCATGGCGACCGAATGGAGAACGGGCTTTCTCGACGCCTTGCGCGGTAGTACCACCGAACGAATTCTGCGCCGGACGATCTGTGCGCTGCTCGCGGTCCCTGTCTATGAGCCGCTCGCATGA
- the nrfH gene encoding cytochrome c nitrite reductase small subunit — MSWMFSRTVFGWFFAVMVGAFVGLGLFTFWYARGASYLTDDPRACINCHVMRTQYDGWVKSSHRMGAVCNDCHTPEGLIPKYASKAFNGFLHAAAFTTGDFPEVIQIKPHMRAITERACLKCHADIVQAINVSDDPAGRLSCVGCHRDVGHR, encoded by the coding sequence ATGAGCTGGATGTTCAGCCGCACAGTGTTCGGATGGTTTTTCGCCGTGATGGTCGGCGCCTTCGTGGGGCTCGGCCTGTTTACCTTTTGGTATGCGCGCGGGGCGTCCTACCTCACGGATGACCCGCGGGCCTGCATCAATTGCCACGTCATGAGGACGCAATATGACGGCTGGGTGAAGTCGAGCCATCGAATGGGGGCCGTCTGCAACGATTGCCACACGCCGGAAGGACTTATCCCGAAGTACGCGTCCAAGGCGTTCAATGGCTTCCTCCACGCGGCGGCCTTTACCACCGGAGATTTTCCGGAGGTGATTCAGATCAAGCCGCATATGCGGGCGATCACGGAACGGGCCTGCCTGAAATGTCACGCGGACATTGTTCAGGCCATCAATGTGTCGGACGACCCCGCGGGGCGCCTGTCCTGTGTCGGCTGTCATCGCGATGTCGGACATCGATAA
- a CDS encoding adenylyl-sulfate kinase: protein MTPLPFALWLTGLPASGKSSIVARLLPRLESCGVPVEVLESDAVRRMLTPEASYSSEERDLFYRALAFMGSRLVAHGVSVIFDATASRREYRECARSLIPSLLEVSIECPLKVCMQRDKKGTYRRGLQGESSTVPGLQTPYEAPVSPALAIDTMVVSPDAAAEQILDLINARNGMG, encoded by the coding sequence ATGACTCCCTTGCCATTTGCCCTCTGGCTGACCGGTCTTCCCGCTTCCGGGAAAAGCTCGATTGTCGCACGGTTGTTACCCAGGCTCGAATCGTGTGGAGTGCCGGTCGAAGTCCTGGAGTCCGATGCCGTCCGGCGTATGTTGACTCCGGAGGCCAGCTATTCCAGCGAAGAACGCGACCTGTTCTATCGCGCCCTGGCGTTCATGGGATCGCGACTGGTTGCGCATGGGGTGAGTGTGATCTTCGACGCGACGGCGAGCCGGCGGGAGTATCGAGAGTGTGCGCGCAGCTTGATTCCCAGCCTGTTGGAAGTCTCCATCGAGTGTCCGCTGAAGGTCTGCATGCAGCGTGATAAAAAGGGGACCTACCGGCGCGGCTTGCAGGGCGAGTCGTCCACCGTGCCCGGGTTACAGACCCCCTACGAGGCACCGGTCTCGCCGGCCCTGGCTATCGACACGATGGTCGTGTCGCCGGATGCCGCAGCGGAACAGATCCTCGATTTGATTAATGCGCGAAATGGTATGGGGTGA
- a CDS encoding alpha amylase C-terminal domain-containing protein has translation MPASLNHIHSDTPMGANLIAGGATFRCWAPHAKSVHVVGDFNHQARNEASLLTRDAQGHWRGFIPGVKDRQRYMFYVVGEGSEGLKRDPYARELESPFPSQCIIRHPDFPWHECGYVTPRFHEYVIYQLHVGTFFTPNLPQKGGTFLDVARKLPYLAELGVNALQLMPIQEFQTSFSLGYNGTDYFSPEMDFAVADADLAPYVATVNRLLDAKGLRRYQVKELRGEMNQLKALIDLAHIYGLAVLLDVVYNHAGGDFGDQSLYFFDRQDPAGGQRHSLYFTDVGHAGGLVFDFAKPEVRDFLIQNAKFFLTEYRVDGFRYDQVSVIDHDGAPEGWRFCQDLTSTVHAQRPERLHHAEYWDVNPFIVAPRPVGAGFDTTLTDGLRMAIRDVIGNASAPDERPLNMTALARSLWPEGFNESWRFVQGPENHDIVYRGREQRIARLGDPDHPRSWFARSRARVATGLSLTAPGIPMLFMGQEFLEDKQWADDFVTHRELLLHWAGLDQGDRQMIDHLRFTRELLHVRRRLPALRGQGFRVAHVHDQNRVLTFHRWVEGEGHDLLVVVHLADFTRVGYRLGFPDEGDWRELFNSDAYENWINAGVAGNSGRVTAGLQPLHGFAYSAAVVLPANSMLIFAR, from the coding sequence ATGCCCGCGTCACTGAACCACATTCATTCCGATACCCCGATGGGGGCCAATCTGATTGCCGGCGGCGCGACGTTCCGTTGCTGGGCTCCGCATGCCAAGTCCGTCCACGTGGTCGGCGATTTCAACCATCAGGCACGGAACGAAGCGAGTTTGCTGACACGGGACGCGCAGGGGCATTGGCGCGGGTTCATCCCTGGGGTGAAGGATCGCCAGCGCTACATGTTCTACGTGGTCGGCGAGGGGAGTGAGGGGCTCAAGCGGGATCCCTATGCCCGCGAGTTGGAATCGCCCTTCCCCAGCCAATGCATCATTCGTCACCCGGACTTTCCCTGGCACGAGTGCGGCTATGTCACGCCGCGTTTTCACGAATACGTCATCTATCAGCTCCATGTGGGGACGTTCTTCACCCCGAATCTCCCGCAAAAAGGCGGCACCTTTCTCGATGTGGCTCGTAAGCTGCCCTATCTCGCTGAGCTTGGCGTGAACGCGCTGCAATTGATGCCCATTCAGGAGTTTCAGACCAGCTTCAGCCTGGGCTACAACGGCACCGACTATTTTTCTCCCGAAATGGATTTCGCCGTGGCGGATGCCGATCTGGCTCCCTATGTGGCGACGGTCAACCGGCTGCTGGACGCGAAGGGGTTGCGCCGATATCAGGTGAAGGAGCTGCGGGGGGAAATGAATCAGCTCAAGGCGCTGATCGATCTCGCCCATATCTATGGTTTGGCGGTGCTGCTCGATGTGGTCTACAACCATGCGGGCGGAGACTTCGGGGATCAGAGCCTGTATTTCTTCGACCGGCAGGATCCGGCCGGCGGTCAGCGTCACTCACTGTACTTCACCGATGTAGGCCATGCCGGCGGTCTTGTGTTCGACTTTGCCAAGCCGGAGGTTCGCGACTTCCTGATTCAGAACGCCAAATTCTTTCTCACTGAATACCGTGTCGATGGATTCCGGTACGACCAGGTGAGCGTGATCGATCACGACGGCGCGCCCGAGGGCTGGCGTTTTTGCCAGGACCTGACGTCGACGGTGCATGCACAGCGGCCGGAGAGGTTGCACCATGCGGAATATTGGGATGTGAATCCGTTCATCGTCGCGCCGCGGCCGGTCGGGGCCGGGTTCGACACCACGTTGACCGACGGCCTGCGGATGGCGATCCGCGATGTCATCGGCAACGCGAGCGCACCCGACGAGCGACCGCTGAATATGACGGCGTTAGCGAGAAGTTTGTGGCCCGAGGGGTTCAACGAGTCCTGGCGGTTTGTGCAGGGGCCGGAGAACCACGACATCGTCTACCGGGGACGGGAACAGCGCATCGCCCGGCTTGGCGATCCGGACCACCCCCGATCCTGGTTTGCGCGCAGCCGTGCGCGGGTCGCGACCGGCCTGAGCCTCACGGCTCCCGGGATTCCCATGCTGTTCATGGGGCAGGAATTTCTGGAGGACAAGCAGTGGGCGGACGACTTCGTGACACACCGCGAGTTGCTTCTCCATTGGGCCGGTCTCGATCAGGGCGACCGGCAGATGATCGACCATCTGCGGTTCACGCGGGAACTGTTGCATGTACGCCGCCGATTGCCGGCGCTGCGTGGACAAGGGTTTCGCGTGGCGCATGTGCACGATCAGAATCGGGTCCTGACGTTTCATCGCTGGGTGGAAGGCGAAGGGCATGACCTGTTAGTGGTGGTGCACCTGGCCGACTTCACCCGCGTCGGGTATCGACTCGGATTCCCAGACGAGGGTGACTGGCGCGAACTGTTCAACAGCGATGCCTATGAAAACTGGATCAATGCCGGCGTGGCCGGCAACAGCGGGCGCGTGACCGCCGGTCTGCAACCCCTGCATGGCTTTGCCTATTCGGCCGCGGTGGTGCTCCCCGCCAATAGTATGCTGATATTTGCGCGTTAG
- a CDS encoding transglycosylase SLT domain-containing protein produces MRRLPFTARLVVSLAILLLLGAGVNWVYHTIHKPTEMFFALDDALDKHPYETWKEYGPLFRTHSTAIMTPDLLAALAQVESAGNPVARTYWRWRLTWNPLELYRPASSAVGMFQITDATFQEGKRYCIHDHRVVQEGSWNDPHSCWFNSFYSRVLPSHAIELTSALLDRAVANAIGSHRRPRPTFQQKQDLAALIHLCGPGAGHAYVARGFRLAPQQRCGDHSAKLYLDRVNELKRKFVRLAAGESLLRFVRPQ; encoded by the coding sequence CTGCGGCGCTTGCCCTTCACGGCCAGGCTTGTGGTGAGCCTGGCTATCCTACTCTTGCTTGGCGCGGGCGTGAACTGGGTCTACCACACGATCCACAAGCCGACGGAAATGTTCTTTGCGCTCGACGACGCGCTCGATAAACATCCGTATGAAACATGGAAAGAGTACGGTCCGCTCTTCCGCACACATTCCACTGCCATCATGACGCCGGATCTACTGGCCGCGCTGGCGCAGGTCGAAAGCGCAGGCAATCCGGTCGCGCGCACCTACTGGCGCTGGCGACTGACCTGGAATCCGCTGGAACTGTATCGTCCGGCGTCGAGCGCCGTCGGCATGTTCCAGATCACCGATGCGACGTTTCAGGAAGGAAAGCGGTACTGTATTCATGACCACCGTGTCGTCCAGGAGGGCTCCTGGAACGATCCTCACTCCTGCTGGTTCAATTCCTTCTATAGCCGCGTCCTGCCGAGCCATGCCATCGAGTTGACCTCCGCCCTGCTCGACCGCGCCGTGGCGAACGCCATCGGTTCGCATCGAAGGCCTCGCCCCACGTTCCAGCAGAAGCAGGATCTGGCCGCACTGATTCATCTCTGCGGACCCGGCGCCGGCCACGCATATGTCGCCCGCGGCTTTCGACTGGCCCCGCAACAACGGTGCGGCGATCACAGTGCGAAGCTCTATCTCGATCGAGTGAATGAGTTGAAGCGGAAATTTGTGCGGCTGGCCGCAGGCGAGAGCCTGCTCCGGTTTGTGCGCCCTCAGTAA
- a CDS encoding S1C family serine protease, whose product MSRFNAGERWLALLTAVSIMWAPGVLLAGAVGDRRDEEQVVQVYRDVVPATVFLSSSYATGSGRNSSIGSGFIVDEAGTVLTNAHVVEGAHTVMAKLYDGQRVRAEVLGVDSYSDVAVLRLTGVNGKVPFVQLGTSDALRIGQRALVIGNPFGLGFGLSTGILSGLNRLPPGVAFSEPRVPLIQTTAPINPGDSGGPLMNSDGRVIGITTAMALGTQNIGFAVPIDLAKEVLGELKAKGKVSRPWLGVGGKFVTDEIRELFVLPLADGLLVGEVFPGSPAADGGLRAGTVDVTVASEPWMMGGDLIVSLQGRSLRTMEDFVSAFKSLKIGETVSVEFIRDRMRRRASLVVAERPQGLSHPTSMSIGKAAR is encoded by the coding sequence ATGAGCCGGTTCAACGCAGGTGAGAGATGGCTGGCGCTGCTCACGGCTGTCAGCATCATGTGGGCACCAGGAGTGCTCTTGGCCGGGGCGGTCGGCGACCGCCGAGACGAGGAACAAGTGGTGCAAGTATATCGGGACGTGGTACCGGCCACTGTCTTTCTCAGTTCTTCGTATGCTACGGGCAGCGGCCGCAATTCGTCGATTGGCTCCGGCTTCATCGTGGATGAGGCCGGGACGGTCCTGACGAACGCGCACGTGGTCGAGGGCGCACACACGGTGATGGCGAAATTGTACGACGGGCAGCGGGTGCGTGCGGAGGTGCTCGGCGTCGATTCTTACAGCGATGTGGCCGTGCTCCGTCTGACCGGAGTCAATGGGAAAGTTCCCTTCGTGCAGCTCGGCACCTCCGACGCGCTCCGCATCGGTCAGAGAGCGTTGGTAATCGGCAACCCCTTCGGCCTGGGCTTCGGGCTCTCCACCGGCATCCTCAGCGGATTAAATCGCCTTCCTCCCGGCGTCGCATTCAGCGAACCGAGGGTTCCGCTGATTCAGACCACCGCCCCTATCAATCCGGGCGACAGCGGCGGCCCGTTAATGAACTCCGACGGCCGGGTCATCGGAATTACGACCGCCATGGCGTTGGGCACTCAGAATATCGGCTTTGCCGTGCCGATCGATCTCGCCAAAGAGGTCCTTGGAGAATTGAAGGCGAAGGGCAAAGTCAGTCGGCCCTGGCTAGGCGTCGGCGGCAAGTTCGTGACGGACGAGATCCGGGAATTATTCGTCCTGCCCCTCGCCGATGGGCTGCTGGTCGGTGAGGTCTTTCCCGGCAGTCCTGCAGCGGATGGGGGACTGCGAGCGGGGACCGTCGACGTGACGGTGGCCAGCGAGCCCTGGATGATGGGCGGAGACCTGATCGTCTCTCTGCAGGGCCGGTCGCTCCGGACGATGGAGGATTTCGTTTCGGCCTTCAAGAGCTTGAAGATCGGCGAGACGGTCTCGGTCGAATTCATCCGCGACCGGATGAGACGCAGGGCCTCCCTGGTCGTCGCCGAACGGCCCCAAGGCCTGTCGCACCCGACCTCCATGTCCATCGGCAAGGCGGCTCGGTGA
- a CDS encoding response regulator — MPKVLIVDDDADVRACLQDALEARGLSCWAVENGRHALECLRAAEVDLIVTDYRMPAMDGLELLRRLTGSALETIPVILLSADSAANLRQEALRLEAYAVVHKPFNTHDLVEVMFRALHRNSSDPEQAAAATQPNQGGNYETEATKYKRHGEGERNGSIGR; from the coding sequence ATGCCGAAAGTTCTGATCGTCGATGATGACGCCGATGTCCGTGCGTGCCTCCAGGACGCCCTAGAAGCACGCGGCTTATCCTGCTGGGCCGTTGAAAACGGCCGGCACGCACTCGAATGTTTGCGGGCTGCTGAGGTGGATCTCATCGTGACCGACTATCGGATGCCCGCCATGGATGGATTGGAACTGTTGCGGCGTTTGACCGGTTCCGCCCTGGAAACGATCCCGGTCATTCTCCTGTCAGCGGATTCGGCAGCCAATCTGCGGCAGGAGGCCTTGCGCCTTGAGGCCTATGCCGTGGTTCACAAACCGTTTAACACGCATGATCTCGTCGAGGTCATGTTTCGCGCGCTTCACCGAAACAGCAGCGATCCCGAGCAGGCGGCTGCCGCCACCCAACCCAATCAAGGAGGGAACTATGAAACAGAGGCAACCAAATACAAGCGCCATGGAGAAGGCGAACGGAACGGCTCCATCGGGCGTTGA
- a CDS encoding YceK/YidQ family lipoprotein: MSNSKQAVRTAGRRISHYLFVLFPIGVALTSCGTMMALHADAPKEFARTPDLPCSWPRLYSGISLDIYAVKQNSQIGAILFWDIPLSLAMDTIVLPITAFLQIRDGSFKGAKWRCPESGSISEPTEGPAAPTEDNTKPQDGAMQHH; encoded by the coding sequence ATGAGCAATTCAAAGCAGGCCGTCAGGACAGCAGGTAGACGAATCTCTCATTATCTCTTTGTGCTGTTTCCTATAGGCGTTGCATTGACAAGTTGCGGCACCATGATGGCCCTCCATGCGGACGCGCCCAAAGAGTTCGCACGTACGCCTGATTTACCTTGTAGCTGGCCTCGCCTGTACAGTGGAATTTCGCTCGATATTTACGCTGTGAAACAGAATAGTCAGATTGGCGCCATTCTGTTTTGGGACATCCCGCTGAGTTTGGCAATGGATACGATTGTTCTTCCTATAACTGCATTCCTGCAAATTCGTGATGGGAGCTTCAAAGGAGCGAAATGGCGATGTCCCGAATCTGGCTCGATTTCCGAACCAACAGAGGGACCTGCTGCGCCAACCGAGGATAATACAAAGCCACAGGACGGAGCGATGCAGCACCACTGA
- a CDS encoding phosphotransferase family protein produces the protein MRQLLVPLQAEAGIFSGTCLASDSGMPVLKKSALETYLKVRFGPSAELLAYGPIGKETSGARYKQYGYGAPVRLTFRQGGKTRRVVLGTMSPGPFGHEHPADRAQAMLWDYDCYGRLPGHIDALDVGAFTARGELMSVATAKEFFLLTEWSEGATYHKDLERMAGATKPTALDRKRTAALAIYLADIHRVKQTDPQLYRRRLRELLGHGECIMGLTDSYPDRFAFITEDLLARIEVACNVWRWRLRGRHARLSQVHGDFHPWNVLFRHGTDFSVLDRSRGEWGEPADDVTSMSINYLFFSLCRHGRLKGALEVAFHSFWETYLARSRDHEVLEATAPFFAFRGLVLASPLWYPKLTVTVRRKIFRFIENVLATPRFDPADVNRYCD, from the coding sequence ATGCGCCAGTTGCTGGTTCCATTGCAGGCTGAAGCGGGCATATTTTCGGGAACATGTCTTGCGTCGGACAGCGGTATGCCGGTGTTGAAGAAATCTGCCCTGGAGACCTACCTCAAGGTCCGGTTCGGGCCGAGCGCGGAATTGCTCGCCTATGGACCGATCGGCAAGGAGACGAGCGGCGCGCGGTATAAGCAATACGGCTATGGCGCGCCTGTCCGGTTGACTTTCCGCCAGGGAGGCAAGACCCGCCGGGTGGTGTTGGGCACGATGAGTCCCGGTCCATTCGGCCATGAACATCCGGCCGACCGGGCTCAGGCGATGTTGTGGGACTATGACTGCTACGGCCGCCTGCCGGGACATATCGACGCGCTGGATGTGGGGGCTTTCACCGCGCGGGGCGAATTGATGTCCGTGGCTACGGCCAAAGAGTTTTTCTTACTTACCGAATGGTCAGAGGGAGCGACCTATCACAAGGATCTCGAACGCATGGCAGGGGCGACCAAGCCGACTGCGCTCGACCGGAAGCGGACCGCAGCGTTGGCCATATATTTGGCCGACATTCACCGGGTGAAACAGACCGATCCACAACTCTATCGGCGTCGGCTTCGAGAATTGCTCGGCCACGGTGAATGTATCATGGGCCTCACCGATAGTTACCCCGATCGGTTTGCCTTCATCACCGAAGACCTTCTGGCGCGAATCGAGGTGGCCTGCAATGTGTGGCGGTGGCGGCTGCGCGGCCGGCATGCGCGCCTGTCGCAGGTGCACGGGGATTTCCATCCCTGGAATGTGCTGTTTCGCCACGGGACGGATTTTTCCGTCTTGGACCGGTCACGCGGAGAGTGGGGTGAGCCGGCGGACGACGTGACGTCGATGTCGATCAACTATCTGTTCTTCTCACTGTGCCGGCATGGGAGGTTGAAGGGCGCGCTGGAAGTGGCCTTCCATTCATTCTGGGAGACCTACCTCGCCAGGAGCCGCGATCACGAGGTGTTGGAGGCGACGGCGCCGTTTTTCGCGTTTCGCGGGTTGGTGCTGGCGAGTCCGCTCTGGTATCCGAAACTCACGGTGACTGTGCGGCGTAAAATCTTCCGGTTCATCGAGAATGTGCTGGCGACGCCGCGCTTCGACCCGGCGGATGTGAACCGTTATTGCGACTAA
- a CDS encoding DUF2934 domain-containing protein, with amino-acid sequence MEKANGTAPSGVEESLRKRIAIRAYELFRDRGSEHGHAEDDWLEAERQIKTEMQQS; translated from the coding sequence ATGGAGAAGGCGAACGGAACGGCTCCATCGGGCGTTGAGGAGTCGCTTCGCAAAAGAATCGCCATTCGCGCATATGAGCTGTTTCGCGACCGCGGCAGCGAGCACGGGCATGCCGAGGACGACTGGCTCGAAGCGGAACGGCAGATCAAAACCGAGATGCAACAAAGCTGA
- a CDS encoding class I SAM-dependent methyltransferase: MPTTPPVTFHAPRPVQAPAPSPSSPNHRYSLGQRCRSLYHALWFGLSERIRWSRKPYHEVPVGRLTDLETGQSACIESLQAHYGVCFESRYGRHTSLANYAYLDLLDQAWAAADRPVPTGGLVTDVGCANFWYAQTLHRFFRPAKLTGVDVEGYRLYPTGYSRYDAAAGYVADLPQTSFVTVDYCEMDEQVDVITAWFPFVTPTPVLAWRLPLTVFSPERLFASIARNLAAGGTLFMVNQGTDEADVAAGYCRQAGLRSQGCWVHPRPLRPRPHPPVASWWTT, from the coding sequence ATGCCGACCACTCCTCCAGTCACTTTCCATGCTCCACGCCCGGTTCAGGCTCCTGCCCCCAGTCCTTCATCGCCCAACCATCGTTATTCTCTCGGACAACGGTGCCGGTCGCTCTATCATGCACTGTGGTTCGGCCTCTCGGAACGGATACGCTGGTCGAGAAAGCCTTACCATGAAGTGCCGGTCGGCCGTCTCACAGATCTGGAGACCGGGCAGTCGGCTTGTATCGAATCCCTGCAGGCCCACTATGGTGTCTGCTTCGAATCCCGCTACGGACGACACACGTCCCTGGCGAACTACGCCTACCTCGATCTGCTGGACCAGGCCTGGGCGGCAGCGGACCGGCCCGTTCCCACGGGCGGTCTTGTCACGGATGTGGGCTGTGCCAACTTCTGGTATGCGCAGACGCTGCACCGGTTTTTCCGACCGGCGAAACTGACTGGCGTGGATGTCGAGGGTTACCGCCTCTATCCAACCGGCTACAGCCGCTACGACGCTGCCGCCGGATACGTCGCGGATCTTCCGCAGACCTCGTTTGTGACCGTCGACTACTGCGAGATGGACGAACAGGTAGATGTCATCACGGCTTGGTTTCCGTTTGTCACGCCTACGCCCGTTCTAGCCTGGCGGCTCCCGTTAACGGTGTTTTCTCCGGAACGGCTCTTTGCCAGCATCGCGCGCAATCTTGCGGCGGGGGGGACCCTGTTCATGGTGAATCAAGGCACAGATGAAGCGGATGTCGCTGCCGGATACTGCCGACAGGCGGGGCTTCGTTCACAAGGCTGTTGGGTTCATCCGCGGCCATTGCGCCCCCGGCCCCATCCTCCGGTCGCCTCCTGGTGGACAACCTAG
- a CDS encoding HPF/RaiA family ribosome-associated protein: protein MNLEVESRNIAMTPRWKTEIEERMATLQRGHDDIIHGRVTLTKNRHHKKLDNVAEALVLVTVPTRHTITSRKEDKTFEEAIRAAFDAVAIELRKYREKRADKVVRIEPLPQLRGVVSKVFPHLGYGFILKDGGGEVYFHKNAVKGIPFNDIEDGQEVLFESEPGEKGLHATIVQPPHALEV from the coding sequence ATGAACCTGGAAGTTGAGAGCCGCAATATCGCCATGACCCCGCGCTGGAAAACCGAGATCGAAGAGCGGATGGCCACCTTGCAGCGTGGCCACGACGACATCATCCATGGGCGAGTCACCCTGACGAAGAATCGCCATCATAAAAAACTGGACAACGTGGCAGAAGCGCTTGTGCTGGTCACGGTGCCGACCCGTCACACCATCACCTCCCGCAAGGAGGACAAAACTTTCGAGGAAGCGATCCGGGCCGCCTTCGACGCCGTGGCGATCGAACTGCGGAAATATCGCGAGAAGCGGGCCGACAAAGTTGTGCGCATCGAACCGCTGCCCCAACTCCGCGGTGTGGTGAGCAAAGTATTCCCTCACCTCGGCTACGGCTTCATCCTGAAGGACGGCGGCGGCGAAGTGTATTTCCATAAGAATGCCGTGAAGGGCATCCCATTCAACGACATAGAGGACGGACAGGAGGTCCTCTTCGAAAGCGAACCGGGCGAAAAGGGCCTACACGCCACCATCGTTCAACCACCCCACGCGCTGGAAGTGTAG